From one Ignavibacteria bacterium genomic stretch:
- a CDS encoding glycosyltransferase — translation MTVLPKHRILHLSTQPTWRGGEQQLYYLIHELRLRGFYQHTVCREGGALLTRLKQETLCPVTPIGSGILNPLTVACVHRAIQHCNPTVVHAHDAKAHSLALLTSVIFRHKVPIVVSRCVNFAIGQSALSRYKYRHRLIRGYSCVSDTVAFRMQYATLSNHTLAMRFI, via the coding sequence ATGACAGTCCTCCCCAAGCATCGTATTCTTCACCTTTCCACCCAGCCAACGTGGCGCGGCGGCGAGCAGCAACTGTACTACCTAATCCATGAGTTAAGGCTCAGGGGGTTCTATCAGCACACCGTCTGCAGAGAGGGCGGGGCTTTACTGACGCGACTCAAGCAGGAAACCCTGTGTCCGGTAACGCCCATTGGAAGTGGCATCCTGAATCCGCTTACTGTTGCCTGCGTACATAGAGCTATTCAGCACTGTAATCCAACAGTTGTACATGCTCATGACGCTAAGGCACACTCGCTAGCCCTGCTGACGTCTGTGATATTCCGTCACAAAGTACCGATAGTCGTAAGCAGGTGCGTAAACTTTGCAATTGGTCAGTCAGCATTATCCAGGTACAAATACCGGCATAGGCTAATTCGCGGATACAGTTGCGTTTCGGATACAGTTGCGTTTCGGATGCAGTACGCAACACTATCCAACCATACCTTGGCAATGAGGTTCATCTGA
- a CDS encoding glycosyltransferase family 4 protein, translating to MRLIGTASALDEAKDLTTFLNAAQHICSRQPNVHFVIMGEGPLRNSLEHFATSLGLGNKVSFVGFIHNVPELMPDLDVFMFTSRSEGLGTVVLESMAAGVPVVSTCVGGIPEFIHHGHTGLLSEPGDAESIAGNVETILTNREVRTRLIDMALRRVADFSVTALADNTIRLYGLCDTTSLKRTSDQAGTAQSD from the coding sequence ATGAGATTAATCGGTACGGCTTCGGCACTTGACGAGGCTAAAGATCTGACGACGTTTCTGAATGCAGCACAGCATATCTGTTCCCGACAACCAAATGTACATTTTGTTATTATGGGTGAGGGTCCGTTACGGAACAGCTTGGAGCACTTTGCAACATCGCTTGGATTAGGGAACAAGGTGTCATTCGTAGGCTTTATTCACAATGTACCCGAGCTAATGCCTGATCTTGATGTTTTTATGTTTACCTCCAGGTCCGAGGGCCTTGGCACCGTTGTATTGGAATCAATGGCAGCAGGTGTGCCTGTAGTAAGTACATGCGTTGGCGGGATACCGGAGTTCATCCACCATGGGCATACGGGCCTGCTTTCAGAGCCGGGTGATGCCGAGAGTATTGCCGGTAATGTGGAAACCATACTTACCAACAGAGAGGTACGCACACGCCTAATAGACATGGCACTGCGTAGAGTAGCTGATTTTTCTGTTACGGCGTTAGCCGATAACACTATCAGGTTGTACGGTCTTTGTGATACTACTTCTTTGAAGAGGACTTCTGACCAGGCCGGAACAGCTCAGAGTGATTAA
- a CDS encoding response regulator transcription factor translates to MITIAIVEDHQAELDGFIKELSAESDLRIVATAGTAQQARELFPPLVPEIVIVDLVLPDSTGAALIVELKAALPQTSFLVVSAYEDYDRIYSAIIAGAVGYLGKVYLKGDLAQAVREIHGGGSPMSSPIARKVINAFHVAAKPSMKISQLSEREQEVLHILATGRSYQDIASSLFISVETVRTHVRNIYRKLQVHSVSEINHSELFRPGQKSSSKK, encoded by the coding sequence ATGATAACAATTGCAATTGTAGAAGATCATCAAGCTGAGCTTGATGGGTTCATTAAAGAACTCTCTGCTGAATCCGATTTGCGGATAGTGGCAACTGCGGGGACAGCTCAGCAGGCTAGAGAGCTTTTCCCGCCCTTGGTACCCGAAATTGTTATCGTGGATTTAGTGCTTCCCGATAGTACCGGAGCTGCTCTCATCGTAGAACTAAAAGCAGCACTGCCTCAAACCTCGTTCCTTGTTGTAAGTGCATACGAAGATTACGACAGGATTTATTCTGCGATAATTGCAGGGGCCGTAGGCTACCTGGGAAAGGTTTATCTGAAAGGAGATCTTGCACAAGCGGTAAGGGAAATTCATGGAGGGGGCTCACCCATGAGTAGTCCGATAGCAAGGAAAGTTATCAATGCGTTTCATGTTGCGGCAAAACCGTCAATGAAAATAAGCCAGCTTTCAGAGCGTGAGCAGGAGGTGTTACATATTCTGGCTACCGGACGCAGTTACCAGGACATCGCTTCGTCCCTTTTTATCAGCGTTGAAACCGTACGAACTCACGTGAGGAATATTTACCGAAAACTACAGGTGCACTCAGTTTCAGAGATTAATCACTCTGAGCTGTTCCGGCCTGGTCAGAAGTCCTCTTCAAAGAAGTAG
- a CDS encoding ATP-binding protein, translating to MLSFGIIRVIRYTIVAACVVFMLSCTAETDDTGEVWDHTHVNEQLDSANQLYYTGELVQALQVLKTVQEHWPLSLPKDVRQRYYFLVTRVLFDAEAYAQCIDAGMVYAHDPMLPGFASPHRQTLFVAHALKKAGDYSMALVWYRASLLTNPHVMKRDVYGNLATLFTELRQYDSALVYVRSVDSMHALEKNWDENAVVWYRFLAARCHAGLGDRDIAIAELNRGITYAEQHRLSFDQIQVGVRLTLYERLLRDSVNMKRIGSAWEPLSKRLRRLLQLDSHEIKNLVPIRDTVRKNIQNVDTFFLNDVESQRADRLPASASWLITGSVVDRYGWQWVATLQGLFLRVGPQLCAVQMPNTSRLYAIADITIASDTLVLQRYDGSADKVAIDDLRLPPRISGQLPRNNPVEWSRRHLLRQPVTGLTELQNEKIVYFYNNKYGVGSLESEPLSIFPIRMNARQSWQGIVNCGISESDSVLLVGTDRGLWRLNIFTGNIDSVYLHNSIIEGTPIRQIHRLDRRRLQVDFSFGASCVFQIDEKGTIMWQNGTVTVPVWSTDVTAHSELPVHRLLIEDRMNAAEVVVHERTNSVPPLTVQNQYLTSLLLGDTLRTLFGGRWLALYNRVDTSVTVKTIPNTAGIREQMVSTAALTRNSAIVMTDSLGITVGRIKPSQPSPGSLICAYSTPGSNGYSISADGFSISLPAHSRTCSIILGKESSFGSLQIPITITRSWDDSVLSYTTGDVVQLNNIPPGKHTLRMRSGDNTVPFLATIEADAFITETLWFRGVLILLLLSLVFASVKYIMVRRQNKKNMMKLAILEERIQIGRDLHDALGADLVRINMLTHADPTETVMSDISVVTREANRTLRDIIWSVSEVYTLDAVAARLIERTRTSLQEAGISFQLDSVTSIPQVPQTPQQLRDLALIVTEAVTNAIKHSRATNMLMRITVEPHDVTISLSDNGIGFDTHAVKRGVGLNSMAYRAERSGFILNQESVKGRGTTVSLHISLKQP from the coding sequence ATGCTTTCTTTTGGCATAATCCGGGTAATTCGATATACCATCGTAGCAGCATGTGTAGTGTTCATGCTTTCATGTACGGCAGAGACTGACGATACTGGTGAGGTATGGGATCATACTCACGTGAATGAACAATTGGACAGTGCCAATCAACTATACTACACGGGCGAACTGGTACAAGCTCTTCAGGTTTTAAAGACGGTACAGGAACATTGGCCATTATCGTTGCCGAAAGATGTCAGGCAGCGCTATTACTTTTTAGTCACCAGGGTACTGTTTGATGCCGAGGCCTATGCCCAGTGTATTGATGCAGGCATGGTGTATGCACACGACCCGATGCTCCCGGGATTTGCATCGCCACATAGGCAAACGTTATTTGTAGCTCATGCACTAAAGAAAGCGGGTGACTACTCCATGGCACTTGTGTGGTACCGTGCATCACTGCTTACAAATCCGCATGTGATGAAACGTGACGTGTACGGGAATCTGGCCACACTGTTCACTGAATTACGTCAGTATGATTCGGCTCTCGTATATGTTCGCAGCGTTGATAGCATGCACGCCTTGGAGAAGAATTGGGATGAAAATGCTGTGGTATGGTACAGGTTTTTGGCTGCACGTTGTCATGCCGGACTTGGTGACCGTGACATAGCAATAGCGGAGCTTAACCGGGGCATTACATACGCAGAACAACACCGGCTCAGCTTTGATCAAATTCAGGTAGGGGTCCGCCTGACCCTGTATGAAAGGCTACTTCGCGACTCCGTGAATATGAAGCGAATTGGTTCGGCATGGGAGCCGTTGAGCAAACGGTTACGCAGACTGCTGCAATTGGATTCGCATGAGATTAAAAACCTGGTACCCATAAGAGACACGGTACGCAAGAATATCCAGAACGTAGATACTTTTTTTCTAAATGACGTTGAATCGCAGCGGGCGGACCGGCTCCCTGCAAGTGCAAGCTGGCTGATAACCGGATCGGTTGTTGACCGGTACGGATGGCAGTGGGTTGCTACACTGCAGGGGTTATTTCTGCGCGTTGGACCACAGTTGTGTGCAGTTCAGATGCCGAACACTTCAAGACTGTATGCAATAGCAGATATCACCATTGCATCGGATACCCTGGTGTTACAGCGATATGATGGATCAGCTGATAAAGTTGCCATCGATGATCTACGCCTGCCACCTCGAATTTCAGGACAGCTTCCACGGAATAATCCTGTTGAATGGAGCAGGCGGCATTTGCTGCGTCAGCCCGTTACCGGATTAACGGAACTCCAAAATGAAAAAATAGTCTATTTTTATAATAATAAATATGGAGTAGGATCACTGGAATCAGAGCCCCTTTCAATATTCCCAATTCGTATGAATGCCAGACAGTCGTGGCAAGGCATCGTAAACTGTGGGATAAGTGAGTCAGATTCTGTTCTGCTGGTAGGGACGGATAGGGGGCTTTGGAGACTAAATATCTTTACGGGTAATATTGATTCTGTTTACCTACATAATTCAATCATCGAAGGGACACCGATTCGGCAGATTCATCGCCTGGACCGGCGAAGGTTACAGGTTGACTTTTCATTTGGTGCATCCTGTGTCTTCCAGATTGATGAAAAGGGCACAATCATGTGGCAGAATGGTACTGTAACCGTGCCTGTATGGAGTACAGATGTAACAGCACACAGTGAACTCCCTGTACACAGACTGTTAATTGAAGACAGGATGAATGCAGCGGAGGTTGTTGTTCACGAACGTACAAATTCAGTCCCCCCCCTAACTGTTCAGAATCAGTACTTAACGTCGCTATTACTGGGTGATACACTGCGGACTCTGTTCGGCGGACGGTGGCTGGCTTTGTACAACCGTGTTGATACCTCGGTTACAGTCAAGACAATTCCCAACACAGCCGGCATACGGGAACAGATGGTATCTACCGCCGCCTTGACACGGAACTCCGCAATTGTTATGACTGATTCCCTGGGAATAACAGTCGGACGCATCAAACCCTCACAGCCATCCCCAGGGAGTTTGATATGCGCTTATTCAACTCCCGGGAGTAACGGCTACAGCATATCTGCTGATGGCTTTTCGATTTCGCTCCCTGCTCATAGCCGGACCTGCTCTATTATACTCGGTAAAGAATCTTCATTCGGGTCGTTGCAAATTCCCATTACCATAACACGCTCATGGGACGATTCGGTACTTTCCTATACTACTGGTGACGTTGTACAGTTAAACAACATACCACCGGGAAAACATACGCTCCGGATGCGGAGTGGCGATAATACAGTTCCATTTTTGGCAACGATCGAAGCTGATGCATTTATCACAGAAACACTGTGGTTTCGGGGTGTACTGATACTTCTGCTGCTGTCTCTGGTGTTTGCATCGGTAAAATATATTATGGTTCGCCGCCAGAATAAAAAGAATATGATGAAGCTGGCAATCCTGGAAGAACGGATTCAAATTGGCAGAGACCTTCATGACGCACTTGGAGCAGATCTTGTTCGGATAAACATGCTTACTCATGCGGATCCTACGGAAACAGTAATGTCGGATATCTCTGTGGTTACCCGTGAAGCAAACCGAACACTACGTGATATTATCTGGTCCGTTTCAGAAGTATATACCCTGGATGCCGTTGCAGCCCGACTTATTGAAAGAACTCGGACCTCCTTGCAGGAAGCCGGAATATCATTTCAGTTAGATAGTGTAACCAGCATCCCGCAAGTCCCGCAAACCCCTCAGCAACTTCGTGACCTTGCACTGATTGTTACCGAAGCCGTTACCAATGCAATAAAACATTCTCGGGCAACCAACATGTTGATGAGAATAACGGTAGAGCCCCACGACGTGACTATTAGCTTGTCGGATAATGGTATCGGATTCGATACTCATGCTGTTAAGCGAGGTGTTGGTTTAAACAGCATGGCCTACCGCGCAGAGCGATCCGGCTTTATATTGAACCAGGAATCGGTAAAAGGTAGGGGAACCACTGTTAGTTTACACATATCCTTAAAACAGCCATGA
- a CDS encoding IS3 family transposase, with amino-acid sequence MLTYQHQQPLKDAPVRTVIAEVVAKHPSWGNRLVFGWIRDQGHDYSECTVHRVYRQSGYAAQWRYAHTCRMARSQTIRLLPTVCLREVWISRMASNKACS; translated from the coding sequence ATGTTAACCTATCAACACCAGCAGCCACTTAAGGATGCGCCGGTGCGGACAGTAATCGCTGAGGTTGTAGCCAAGCACCCGTCATGGGGTAATCGCTTGGTGTTCGGCTGGATACGCGATCAGGGGCACGACTACTCCGAGTGCACTGTCCACCGCGTCTATCGTCAAAGCGGGTATGCAGCACAGTGGCGTTACGCGCACACCTGCCGGATGGCACGTTCTCAGACCATCCGCCTGCTTCCCACAGTCTGTTTGCGCGAAGTGTGGATCTCGCGTATGGCCAGCAACAAAGCCTGTTCCTGA
- a CDS encoding transposase, translated as MKGPRMVFNDEFKRAAVAKVEGGRTAMSVASELGVAVELIYRWKKEIQATSATGQTTIKELEAKLRQMRKRAERAEMESAILKKADWIYGNSQAKD; from the coding sequence ATGAAAGGACCCCGTATGGTATTTAACGACGAGTTCAAACGGGCAGCAGTTGCCAAGGTAGAGGGTGGCCGCACAGCAATGTCGGTAGCCTCGGAGCTTGGCGTAGCCGTGGAGCTGATCTACCGTTGGAAAAAGGAGATCCAGGCAACGTCGGCCACAGGCCAGACGACTATCAAAGAACTTGAAGCCAAGCTTCGGCAGATGCGCAAGCGCGCCGAGCGTGCGGAAATGGAATCTGCCATTTTAAAAAAAGCAGATTGGATCTATGGCAACAGTCAGGCAAAGGACTAA
- a CDS encoding transposase: MNTSTFDFESFTKQAAERLKAGDSFFGRDGVLTPLRKEFVEEALDGELDAHLESESEQSTQSNQRNGRKIKSVNTGMEKLPRGTTRPRRHVPTADFAQA, encoded by the coding sequence ATGAACACCAGCACATTTGACTTCGAGTCATTTACGAAGCAGGCAGCTGAACGGCTCAAAGCAGGAGACTCTTTCTTTGGTCGTGATGGCGTACTAACGCCACTACGTAAAGAATTTGTCGAGGAGGCATTAGACGGCGAACTCGATGCCCATTTAGAATCGGAAAGCGAACAGTCCACACAGTCAAACCAACGCAATGGACGAAAAATCAAGAGCGTGAACACGGGCATGGAGAAGCTTCCGAGAGGCACCACGCGACCGCGCAGGCACGTTCCAACCGCAGATTTTGCCCAAGCGTGA
- the rlmN gene encoding 23S rRNA (adenine(2503)-C(2))-methyltransferase RlmN — MMKASRDIVRGPRELKGLTITELEEYLTTSGHKKFRARQIYDDLYIRRVESIEAMHTLPAELRGFLQAEARVESVRLQKLQQSEDGTAKFLFKLWDGAVIESVLIPSELVEADGHPRRRTLCVSTQVGCNLGCTFCATATLKLTRNLTAGEIVDQFLQAQKHSQKPITNIVFMGMGEPLNNYTEVMKAVRIFNDQRTTMVAPRRTTISTAGVVPGIARMADEKQIVKLAISLHATTQEVRSQLMPIARKWPLDVLMEAVDYYFKTTRKSITYEYIVFTGLNDSIHDARRLGRLARRLPTKVNLIPFHDIGFTHPHGFAAELQPASPERFQWFIDKLRAEDVHVLVRSSSGKDIDAACGQLALSDG, encoded by the coding sequence ATGATGAAAGCCAGCCGGGATATTGTTCGTGGTCCAAGAGAACTGAAAGGTCTCACCATTACCGAGTTAGAAGAATATCTCACTACCAGCGGTCATAAGAAGTTCAGAGCACGCCAAATCTACGATGACCTGTATATCCGGCGGGTAGAATCTATAGAGGCAATGCACACACTGCCCGCAGAATTACGGGGCTTTTTGCAGGCCGAGGCCAGAGTAGAAAGCGTGCGGCTACAAAAGCTGCAACAGTCGGAAGACGGTACTGCAAAATTCCTGTTTAAGCTCTGGGACGGAGCCGTTATTGAGAGTGTACTAATTCCAAGTGAGTTGGTCGAGGCTGACGGACATCCCCGCAGAAGAACTCTGTGTGTGAGCACCCAGGTGGGATGCAATCTGGGGTGTACATTTTGTGCAACAGCTACCCTGAAGCTAACACGCAACCTTACCGCCGGCGAGATCGTTGACCAGTTCCTGCAGGCGCAGAAACATAGCCAGAAGCCTATTACCAACATCGTTTTTATGGGTATGGGCGAGCCTCTTAATAACTACACTGAAGTCATGAAAGCCGTCAGGATATTTAATGACCAACGGACGACCATGGTTGCACCCCGAAGAACCACAATCAGTACTGCCGGAGTAGTGCCCGGGATAGCCCGGATGGCAGATGAAAAACAGATAGTAAAATTGGCAATTAGCTTGCATGCGACTACCCAGGAGGTACGCTCCCAACTCATGCCGATTGCCCGGAAATGGCCACTGGATGTGTTGATGGAAGCCGTTGATTACTATTTTAAAACTACCAGGAAGAGTATTACATACGAGTATATTGTCTTTACAGGACTAAACGACAGCATTCATGATGCCCGCAGGCTTGGCCGGCTGGCGCGAAGACTCCCAACCAAGGTGAACCTGATACCGTTTCATGATATTGGTTTTACACATCCACATGGTTTTGCAGCAGAACTACAACCGGCTTCGCCAGAACGGTTTCAGTGGTTTATTGATAAACTCCGCGCTGAAGACGTGCATGTACTTGTCCGCAGCTCCTCGGGCAAGGACATTGATGCGGCTTGCGGACAATTGGCACTGAGTGATGGCTAA